In Gopherus flavomarginatus isolate rGopFla2 chromosome 1, rGopFla2.mat.asm, whole genome shotgun sequence, a single genomic region encodes these proteins:
- the LOC127055059 gene encoding uncharacterized protein LOC127055059 produces the protein MLERGHDQDALQFRVKVKELQSAYCKAREGNHRSGAAPTTCRFYKELDAILGGDPTANPRTTMDASEWGSGEGGGERRKPRVRVLEWGKTPWSSRRHAARSSSQARRKAASRSSWYLVKDKQRRGSKTPKLQEEAAKKQRRPAASSYGSLFQRESKTAELEGKGKQDSPEKRSGQEEKHKAADKHPGTPSGLYPVTRSHAGRALPCRPAPPSQSSFPCAPMSAQNPLPQHPGSYHHQLPPTPVRSPNSPENYDP, from the exons atgctggaaaggggccatgaccaagACGCGCTGCAGttcagggttaaagtgaaggagctgcagagtgcctactgcaaagcccgcgagggaaaccaccgctccGGTGCTgctcccacaacctgccgtttttacaaagagctggacgcaatacttgggggtgaccccaccgccaatccaaggaccacgatggacgCTTCAGAGTGGGGgagtggagaaggaggaggggagaggaggaaaccgagagtgagggtactggagtGGGGGAAGACACCCTGGAgttccaggaggcatgcagccaggagctcttctcaagccaggaggaaggcagccagtcgcagcagctggtacttggtgaaggacaagcagaggagagg ctcaaagactccaaaacttcaggaagaagccgcaaaaaagcaaagacgacctgctgcaagcagttatggatcactcttccagagagaatcaaaaactgcagagctggagggaaagggaaagcaggattcgccagagaaacgcagcggccaggaagaaaagcacaaagcagctgataagcatcctggcacgccaagcggactctatccagtcactcgtagccatgcaggcagagcactaccgtgccgccccgcccccccatcccaaagctctttcccttgtgccccaatgtcagcccaaaacccccttccccagcatccaggttcttaccaccaccagctgcccccaacacctgtacgttcaccaaacagccctgagaactatgacccttag